From a single Vibrio tubiashii genomic region:
- the rplQ gene encoding 50S ribosomal protein L17, whose translation MRHRKSGRQLNRNSSHRKAMFSNMASSLVRHEVIKTTLPKAKELRRVVEPLITLAKTDSVANRRLAFARTRDNEVVAKLFNELGPRFAARQGGYTRILKAGFRTGDKAPMAYIELVDRPAAEEAAE comes from the coding sequence ATGCGCCATCGTAAGAGTGGTCGTCAACTCAACCGCAACAGCTCACATCGTAAAGCGATGTTTAGCAACATGGCTAGCTCTCTAGTACGTCATGAAGTTATCAAGACTACACTGCCAAAAGCAAAAGAGCTACGTCGCGTAGTTGAGCCTTTGATTACACTAGCTAAGACTGACAGCGTTGCTAACCGTCGTCTAGCATTTGCACGTACTCGTGACAACGAAGTAGTTGCAAAACTATTTAACGAACTAGGTCCACGTTTTGCTGCTCGTCAGGGCGGTTACACTCGTATCCTAAAAGCTGGTTTCCGTACTGGTGATAAAGCTCCAATGGCTTACATTGAGCTTGTAGATCGCCCAGCTGCTGAAGAAGCTGCTGAGTAA
- the rpsN gene encoding 30S ribosomal protein S14: MAKNSMKAREAKRAKLVAKFAEKRSALKAIISDVNASEEDRWNAVLKLQSLPRDSSASRQRNRCNQTGRPHGYLRKFGLSRIKVREACMKGEIPGLRKASW, from the coding sequence ATGGCTAAAAATTCAATGAAAGCACGTGAAGCAAAACGTGCGAAGCTAGTAGCTAAGTTCGCTGAAAAGCGTTCTGCGCTTAAAGCTATCATCAGCGATGTAAACGCATCTGAAGAAGATCGTTGGAACGCAGTTCTTAAATTGCAATCTCTTCCACGTGATTCAAGTGCATCACGTCAGCGCAACCGTTGTAACCAAACTGGTCGTCCACACGGTTACCTACGTAAGTTCGGTCTAAGCCGTATCAAAGTTCGTGAAGCTTGCATGAAAGGCGAGATTCCTGGACTTCGTAAGGCTAGCTGGTAA
- a CDS encoding DNA-directed RNA polymerase subunit alpha: protein MQGSVTEFLKPRLVDIEQVSTTHAKVTLEPLERGFGHTLGNALRRILLSSMPGCAVTEVEIEGVLHEYSTKEGVQEDILEILLNLKGLAVRVAEGKDEVFITLNKSGSGPVVAGDITHDGDVEIANPEHVICHLTDDNAEIAMRIKVERGRGYVPASARIHTEEDERPIGRLLVDATYSPVDKIAYSVEAARVEQRTDLDKLVIDMETNGTLDPEEAIRRAATILAEQLDAFVDLRDVRVPEEKEEKPEFDPILLRPVDDLELTVRSANCLKAEAIHYIGDLVQRTEVELLKTPNLGKKSLTEIKDVLASRGLSLGMRLENWPPASIAED from the coding sequence ATGCAGGGTTCTGTAACAGAATTTCTTAAGCCACGTCTTGTTGACATCGAACAGGTTAGCACGACTCACGCAAAAGTAACTCTTGAGCCATTAGAGCGTGGTTTTGGCCATACTCTTGGTAATGCACTTCGCCGTATTCTTCTATCTTCTATGCCAGGTTGTGCTGTAACAGAAGTAGAAATCGAAGGCGTACTTCATGAGTACAGTACTAAAGAAGGCGTTCAAGAAGATATTCTTGAAATCCTACTTAACCTTAAAGGTTTGGCTGTACGTGTTGCCGAAGGCAAAGATGAAGTGTTCATTACTTTGAACAAATCAGGCTCGGGCCCTGTGGTTGCAGGTGACATCACCCATGATGGTGATGTAGAGATCGCTAACCCTGAACACGTTATTTGTCACCTAACAGATGACAACGCTGAGATCGCAATGCGCATCAAAGTTGAACGTGGTCGTGGTTATGTTCCAGCTTCGGCTCGTATCCATACTGAAGAAGATGAGCGTCCAATTGGTCGCCTACTGGTTGACGCTACGTACAGCCCAGTAGACAAGATTGCTTACTCTGTTGAAGCAGCTCGTGTAGAGCAGCGTACAGACTTAGACAAGCTTGTTATCGATATGGAAACGAACGGTACTCTAGACCCTGAGGAAGCAATCCGTCGTGCAGCTACTATCCTAGCTGAGCAATTGGATGCGTTCGTAGATCTACGTGATGTACGTGTACCTGAGGAGAAGGAAGAGAAGCCAGAATTCGATCCGATCCTACTGCGTCCTGTAGACGATCTTGAACTAACAGTTCGCTCTGCTAACTGTCTGAAAGCAGAAGCGATTCACTACATCGGTGATCTTGTACAGCGTACTGAGGTTGAGCTACTTAAAACGCCTAACCTGGGTAAAAAATCTCTTACAGAGATCAAAGACGTACTTGCATCACGTGGTCTTTCTCTTGGCATGCGCCTAGAAAACTGGCCACCAGCGTCTATCGCTGAAGATTAA
- the rpsH gene encoding 30S ribosomal protein S8 gives MSMQDPISDMLTRVRNGQAANKVAVKMPSSKLKVAIAALLKAEGYITDFAVEGEAKPELEVTLKYFQAKPVIEQLKRVSRPGLRVYKKKDQLPSVMGGLGVAIVSTSKGLMSDRAARKAGLGGEIICYVA, from the coding sequence ATGAGCATGCAAGATCCGATTTCGGATATGCTGACCCGCGTTCGTAACGGTCAGGCAGCAAACAAAGTTGCTGTTAAAATGCCTTCTTCAAAGCTTAAAGTTGCAATTGCTGCACTACTAAAAGCTGAAGGTTACATCACTGATTTCGCTGTAGAAGGCGAAGCAAAACCTGAGCTAGAAGTAACTCTTAAGTACTTCCAAGCTAAACCAGTAATCGAGCAACTTAAACGTGTTTCTCGTCCAGGTCTACGTGTTTACAAGAAGAAAGATCAACTTCCTTCTGTAATGGGTGGTCTTGGTGTTGCTATCGTTTCAACTTCCAAGGGTCTGATGTCAGACCGCGCTGCACGTAAAGCAGGTCTTGGTGGTGAAATCATCTGCTACGTAGCTTAA
- the rpsK gene encoding 30S ribosomal protein S11: MAKQPTRARKRVRKQVADGVAHIHASFNNTIVTITDRQGNALAWATAGGSGFRGSRKSTPFAAQVAAERCAEMAKEYGLKNLEVMVKGPGPGRESTVRALNAAGFRITNIVDATPIPHNGCRPPKKRRV; this comes from the coding sequence ATGGCTAAACAACCAACTCGCGCGCGTAAACGCGTTCGCAAACAAGTTGCAGACGGTGTTGCGCACATCCATGCTTCTTTCAACAACACAATCGTAACCATCACTGACCGTCAAGGTAATGCTCTTGCATGGGCAACTGCAGGTGGTTCAGGTTTCCGTGGTTCTCGTAAGTCTACTCCGTTCGCTGCACAGGTTGCTGCTGAGCGTTGTGCTGAAATGGCTAAAGAATACGGTCTAAAGAACTTGGAAGTTATGGTTAAGGGTCCAGGTCCAGGTCGTGAATCTACTGTTCGCGCACTGAACGCTGCTGGTTTCCGCATCACAAACATCGTTGATGCTACACCAATCCCTCATAACGGTTGTCGTCCACCTAAGAAACGTCGCGTATAA
- the secY gene encoding preprotein translocase subunit SecY produces the protein MAKKPGQDFRSAQSGLSELKSRLLFVVGALLVFRAGSFVPIPGIDAAVLAELFEQQKGTIVEMFNMFSGGALERASILALGIMPYISASIVVQLLTVVHPALAELKKEGEAGRRKISQYTRYGTLVLATFQAIGIATGLPNMVDNLVVINQTMFTLIATVSLVTGTMFLMWLGEQITERGIGNGISLLIFAGIVAGLPSAIGQTIEQARQGELHVLLLLLIGVLAFAVIYFVVFMERGQRRIVVNYAKRQQGRKVFAAQSTHLPLKINMAGVIPAIFASSIILFPGTLAQWFGQNGESSAFGWLTDVSLALSPGQPLYVMLYAAAIIFFCFFYTALVFNPRETADNLKKSGAFVPGIRPGEQTAKYIDKVMTRLTLAGALYITFICLIPEFMMVAWNVRFYFGGTSLLIVVVVIMDFMAQVQTHLMSQQYDSVLKKANLKGYGR, from the coding sequence ATGGCTAAGAAACCAGGACAAGATTTTCGTAGTGCTCAGAGCGGCTTAAGTGAACTAAAGTCGCGCTTGTTATTCGTAGTGGGTGCACTTTTAGTATTCCGAGCCGGCTCTTTTGTGCCGATTCCTGGTATTGACGCTGCTGTACTTGCCGAATTGTTCGAACAGCAAAAAGGTACCATCGTAGAAATGTTTAACATGTTCTCCGGTGGTGCTCTTGAGCGTGCATCTATATTAGCGTTGGGCATCATGCCGTATATTTCGGCATCTATTGTTGTCCAACTGCTAACTGTAGTTCATCCAGCGTTAGCTGAACTCAAAAAAGAGGGTGAAGCAGGCCGTCGTAAGATCAGCCAATATACACGCTACGGCACGCTTGTACTTGCAACATTCCAAGCTATTGGTATTGCAACAGGCTTACCAAACATGGTCGATAATCTGGTTGTTATCAACCAAACCATGTTTACGCTAATTGCTACCGTAAGTTTAGTAACCGGCACCATGTTCCTAATGTGGTTAGGTGAACAAATTACAGAGCGCGGAATCGGTAACGGCATTTCGTTACTAATCTTTGCAGGTATTGTTGCTGGATTGCCTTCTGCAATCGGTCAAACAATCGAGCAAGCGCGTCAAGGTGAATTGCATGTACTTCTTCTGCTGTTGATTGGTGTACTTGCTTTTGCAGTTATTTACTTCGTTGTTTTCATGGAGCGTGGTCAGCGTCGAATCGTTGTTAACTACGCGAAGCGTCAACAAGGTCGTAAAGTATTTGCTGCGCAAAGCACTCACTTGCCACTTAAAATTAATATGGCAGGTGTTATTCCAGCAATCTTCGCATCGAGCATTATCCTGTTCCCAGGAACACTGGCTCAGTGGTTTGGTCAGAACGGTGAGAGCAGCGCGTTCGGTTGGTTAACTGACGTGTCTTTGGCTCTTAGCCCAGGTCAACCTCTGTATGTAATGCTATATGCAGCAGCGATTATTTTCTTCTGTTTCTTCTACACGGCGTTGGTTTTCAACCCGCGTGAAACAGCAGATAACTTGAAGAAGTCCGGTGCATTCGTACCCGGCATCCGCCCAGGTGAGCAGACAGCTAAGTATATTGATAAAGTAATGACGCGTTTAACCTTAGCAGGTGCGTTATACATTACCTTTATCTGTCTGATTCCGGAGTTCATGATGGTCGCGTGGAACGTACGTTTCTACTTCGGCGGTACATCTCTACTAATCGTAGTGGTTGTTATCATGGACTTTATGGCACAGGTACAGACTCATCTGATGTCTCAACAGTATGATTCTGTGTTGAAGAAAGCAAATCTGAAAGGCTATGGCCGTTAA
- the rplR gene encoding 50S ribosomal protein L18, with amino-acid sequence MDKKASRIRRATRARRKIAELGATRLVVHRTPRHVYAQVIASNGSEVIAAASTVEKAIREQVKNTGNIDAAKAVGKAVAERALEKGVESVAFDRSGFQYHGRVAALAESAREAGLKF; translated from the coding sequence ATGGATAAGAAAGCATCTCGCATCCGTCGTGCTACACGCGCACGTCGTAAGATTGCAGAACTGGGTGCAACTCGCCTAGTAGTACACCGTACTCCTCGTCACGTGTACGCTCAGGTTATCGCATCAAACGGCTCTGAGGTTATCGCAGCAGCTTCTACTGTAGAAAAAGCGATCCGTGAGCAAGTTAAGAACACTGGTAACATCGATGCAGCTAAAGCAGTAGGTAAAGCTGTTGCTGAGCGCGCTCTTGAAAAAGGCGTTGAGTCAGTTGCATTTGATCGTTCTGGTTTCCAATACCACGGTCGAGTGGCGGCGCTAGCAGAATCTGCTCGCGAAGCTGGTCTGAAATTCTAA
- a CDS encoding FKBP-type peptidyl-prolyl cis-trans isomerase — translation MSEVKFETVEQKASYGIGLQMGQQLAGSSLEGLNVDAIAAGIATALVGDQPAIEIDEINNALQELHTRVEAARQEAAKVAAADGEAFLKDNALRPEVTVLESGLQYEIITEGTGEIPTSDKQVRVHYHGELTDGTVFDSSVSRGQPAEFPVTGVIKGWVEALQLMPVGSKWKLYIPQDLAYGERGAGAAIPPFAALVFEVELLDIL, via the coding sequence ATGTCTGAAGTTAAATTTGAGACTGTAGAGCAGAAAGCTAGCTACGGTATCGGTCTACAAATGGGTCAGCAACTTGCTGGTTCTAGTCTTGAAGGTCTAAACGTTGACGCTATCGCTGCTGGTATCGCAACTGCACTAGTTGGTGATCAACCAGCTATCGAAATCGACGAGATCAACAACGCACTACAAGAGCTACACACTCGCGTTGAAGCAGCACGTCAAGAAGCAGCTAAAGTAGCAGCAGCTGACGGTGAAGCGTTCCTAAAAGACAACGCTCTACGTCCAGAAGTGACTGTTCTTGAGTCTGGCCTACAGTACGAAATCATCACTGAAGGTACTGGCGAAATCCCAACTTCTGACAAGCAAGTTCGTGTTCACTACCACGGTGAGCTAACTGACGGCACTGTTTTCGACAGCTCTGTATCTCGCGGTCAACCTGCTGAGTTCCCAGTAACTGGCGTAATCAAAGGTTGGGTTGAAGCACTTCAACTAATGCCTGTAGGTTCTAAGTGGAAACTATACATCCCACAAGACCTAGCATACGGTGAGCGTGGCGCAGGTGCAGCTATCCCTCCATTTGCTGCTCTAGTATTTGAAGTAGAACTTCTAGACATTCTTTAA
- the rpmJ gene encoding 50S ribosomal protein L36 codes for MKVRASVKKICRNCKVIKRNGVVRVICSEPKHKQRQG; via the coding sequence ATGAAAGTTCGTGCTTCCGTTAAAAAAATCTGCCGTAACTGTAAAGTTATCAAGCGTAACGGTGTCGTTCGCGTGATTTGCAGTGAGCCAAAGCACAAGCAACGCCAAGGCTAA
- the rpsM gene encoding 30S ribosomal protein S13, producing MARIAGINIPDQKHAVIALTSIYGIGKTRSQAILAEVGIAEDVKISELSEEQIDQLRDGVAKYTVEGDLRREVSMNIKRLMDLGCYRGLRHRRSLPLRGQRTKTNARTRKGPRKPIKK from the coding sequence ATGGCCCGTATAGCAGGCATTAACATTCCTGATCAAAAACATGCTGTGATTGCACTAACGTCAATCTACGGCATCGGTAAGACTCGCTCTCAAGCTATCCTAGCTGAAGTGGGTATTGCTGAAGATGTTAAGATCAGTGAACTATCTGAAGAGCAGATCGATCAACTGCGTGATGGTGTAGCTAAATACACTGTAGAGGGTGATCTACGTCGTGAAGTATCAATGAACATCAAGCGTCTTATGGACCTTGGCTGTTACCGTGGTCTTCGTCATCGTCGCAGTCTACCACTACGTGGACAGCGTACTAAAACCAATGCTCGCACCCGTAAGGGTCCGCGTAAGCCGATCAAGAAATAA
- the rplE gene encoding 50S ribosomal protein L5 — MAKLHDYYKSSVVAELTKQFSYTSVMQVPRIEKITLNMGVGEAINDKKLLENAAADMATISGQKPLITKARKSVAGFKIREGYPIGCKVTLRGERMWDFLERLINIALPRVRDFRGVSAKSFDGRGNYSMGVREQIIFPEIDFDKVDRVRGLDITITTSAGTDEEGRALLAAFNFPFRK, encoded by the coding sequence ATGGCGAAACTGCATGATTACTACAAGTCGTCTGTAGTCGCTGAACTGACCAAACAGTTTAGCTACACAAGCGTCATGCAAGTCCCTAGAATCGAGAAAATCACCCTAAACATGGGTGTTGGTGAAGCAATCAACGATAAGAAACTGCTAGAAAACGCAGCTGCTGATATGGCAACGATCTCTGGTCAAAAGCCACTTATCACTAAAGCGCGTAAATCTGTTGCAGGTTTCAAAATCCGCGAAGGCTACCCTATCGGTTGTAAAGTAACCTTGCGTGGCGAACGTATGTGGGATTTTCTTGAGCGTTTAATTAACATCGCTCTTCCACGTGTACGTGACTTCCGTGGCGTTAGCGCTAAGTCTTTTGACGGACGCGGTAACTACAGCATGGGCGTTCGCGAGCAAATCATCTTCCCGGAAATCGACTTTGATAAAGTTGATCGAGTACGCGGTCTAGACATCACTATTACGACGTCTGCTGGTACTGATGAGGAAGGCCGTGCTCTGCTGGCTGCCTTTAACTTCCCATTCCGTAAGTAA
- the rpmD gene encoding 50S ribosomal protein L30: MATIKVTQTKSSIGRLPKHKACLKGLGLRKINHTVELEDTPCVRGMINKVYYMVKVEE, encoded by the coding sequence ATGGCAACTATTAAAGTAACTCAAACTAAAAGCTCAATTGGTCGTCTACCTAAGCACAAAGCGTGTCTTAAAGGTCTAGGCCTTCGTAAAATCAACCACACAGTAGAACTTGAAGATACTCCGTGCGTACGCGGTATGATCAACAAGGTTTACTACATGGTTAAAGTTGAGGAGTAA
- the rplO gene encoding 50S ribosomal protein L15, whose amino-acid sequence MRLNTLSPAAGAKTAAKRVGRGIGSGLGKTGGRGHKGQKSRSGGSVRPGFEGGQMPLKQRLPKFGFTSRKSLVSAEVRLAELAKVTGDVVDLNSLKAANVITKNIEFVKVVLSGELNKAVTVKGLRVTKGAKAAIEAAGGKIEE is encoded by the coding sequence ATGCGTTTGAATACTCTATCACCAGCTGCTGGTGCTAAGACTGCTGCAAAGCGCGTTGGTCGTGGTATCGGTTCTGGCCTAGGTAAGACTGGTGGCCGTGGCCACAAAGGTCAAAAGTCACGTTCTGGCGGTTCAGTTCGTCCAGGTTTTGAAGGCGGTCAGATGCCTCTAAAACAACGTCTACCAAAATTCGGTTTCACTTCTCGTAAGAGCCTAGTGTCTGCTGAAGTTCGTCTAGCTGAGCTAGCGAAAGTAACTGGTGACGTAGTAGATCTAAACAGCCTTAAAGCTGCTAACGTTATCACTAAGAACATCGAATTTGTAAAAGTTGTTCTATCTGGTGAGCTTAACAAAGCAGTGACTGTAAAAGGTCTACGTGTGACTAAAGGCGCTAAAGCTGCAATCGAAGCTGCAGGCGGTAAAATCGAGGAATAA
- a CDS encoding LysM-like peptidoglycan-binding domain-containing protein — protein sequence MNRRKKKKQQQVDYVELAKAKLNQIDWQQIKQTILDKWNLLPRLHQRALMVLTPLLLVLLVIPIPEAQTETEQAVSSNTQRVEVDINTRSLSEQKSAEQDSLVSKAWNEYEVKSGDTLAQVFRSNGLAMADLNALVKVEGSDKPLSRIKKGQLVRFKLAENGQLDILQLEKSNQSVMFFRLSDGGFGRSK from the coding sequence ATGAATCGCAGAAAGAAAAAGAAACAGCAGCAGGTGGATTACGTTGAACTGGCAAAAGCCAAGCTCAACCAGATTGATTGGCAGCAGATTAAGCAGACTATTCTAGATAAATGGAACTTGTTACCTAGACTGCATCAACGTGCACTTATGGTGCTTACTCCTTTGCTATTGGTGTTACTTGTTATCCCAATCCCTGAGGCTCAAACCGAAACAGAGCAGGCAGTTTCTTCTAATACTCAACGTGTCGAAGTGGATATCAATACCCGTAGCCTAAGTGAGCAAAAAAGCGCAGAGCAGGACTCACTGGTCTCTAAAGCTTGGAACGAGTATGAAGTTAAAAGTGGTGATACTTTAGCTCAAGTCTTTCGGAGTAACGGCTTAGCCATGGCTGACCTTAATGCCTTGGTAAAGGTCGAGGGTTCGGATAAGCCTTTGAGTAGAATTAAAAAAGGTCAGCTCGTGCGATTTAAACTAGCCGAAAACGGCCAGCTTGATATCTTACAGCTTGAAAAAAGCAATCAGTCCGTTATGTTCTTCCGACTCTCAGATGGCGGATTTGGTCGCAGTAAGTGA
- the rpsD gene encoding 30S ribosomal protein S4: protein MARYLGPKLKLSRREGTDLFLKSGVRAIDTKCKIDNAPGVHGARRGRLSEYGVQLREKQKVRRMYGVLEKQFRNYYKEAARLKGNTGENLLQLLEGRLDNVVYRMGFGATRAEARQLVSHKAILVNGKVVNIPSFKVAANDVVSIREKAKQQSRIKAALEVAEQREKPTWIEVDGGKMEGTFKRLPERSDLSADINEQLIVELYSK from the coding sequence ATGGCAAGATATTTGGGTCCTAAGCTGAAGCTTAGCCGTCGCGAAGGTACTGACTTATTCCTTAAGTCTGGTGTACGCGCGATCGATACCAAGTGTAAAATTGATAACGCACCAGGTGTACACGGCGCTCGTCGCGGTCGTCTATCTGAGTATGGCGTTCAGCTTCGTGAGAAGCAAAAAGTTCGTCGTATGTACGGCGTTCTAGAAAAACAATTCCGTAACTACTACAAAGAAGCTGCTCGCCTTAAAGGCAACACTGGTGAAAACCTACTTCAGCTTCTTGAAGGTCGTCTTGATAACGTAGTTTACCGCATGGGCTTTGGCGCAACTCGCGCAGAAGCACGTCAGCTAGTTAGCCACAAAGCTATCCTAGTTAACGGTAAAGTTGTAAACATTCCTTCTTTCAAAGTTGCGGCTAACGACGTTGTTTCTATCCGCGAGAAAGCTAAACAGCAATCTCGTATCAAGGCTGCTCTAGAAGTTGCTGAACAACGTGAAAAACCAACTTGGATTGAAGTAGATGGTGGTAAGATGGAAGGTACGTTCAAGCGTTTGCCTGAGCGTTCAGATCTATCTGCTGACATCAACGAACAATTGATCGTCGAGCTTTACTCTAAGTAA
- a CDS encoding DUF2780 domain-containing protein, producing the protein MYKKLAVATLASLALIGCQSTSSDGQASTTESNYGTIANAALMGAVQAWSTQGAAETNLVSALQSNANVSSEQAIGGLGSMLALAQNSLNSSETSEMANLIPGFDSLQSSGLSAMIANNESVKSAFSALGMDPSLISTFTPIILSALQSQGASSGLLGSLGTIWQ; encoded by the coding sequence ATGTACAAGAAATTAGCAGTAGCGACTTTAGCAAGTCTTGCTTTAATAGGATGCCAAAGTACTTCAAGCGATGGTCAGGCAAGTACGACTGAAAGCAATTACGGCACAATCGCCAATGCCGCTTTAATGGGAGCGGTTCAGGCTTGGTCTACGCAAGGTGCAGCGGAGACAAATTTAGTTTCAGCCCTGCAAAGCAATGCCAATGTTTCTTCTGAACAAGCCATAGGCGGATTGGGCTCAATGTTAGCCTTAGCGCAAAACTCGTTAAATAGCAGCGAAACCAGTGAGATGGCAAACCTTATTCCAGGGTTTGACTCTCTTCAATCGAGTGGCTTAAGCGCCATGATTGCTAACAACGAATCCGTTAAGAGCGCGTTTTCAGCATTAGGCATGGACCCTTCTCTAATATCAACCTTCACTCCTATCATCTTAAGTGCTCTACAAAGCCAAGGCGCAAGCAGCGGGTTGTTAGGTAGCTTGGGCACAATCTGGCAGTAA
- the rpsE gene encoding 30S ribosomal protein S5 yields the protein MAKEQQVQANDLQEKLIAVNRVSKTVKGGRIMSFTALTVVGDGNGRVGFGYGKAREVPAAIQKAMEKARRNMTTIALNEGTLHHPVKGRHSGSKVYMQPAAEGTGVIAGGAMRAVLEVAGVHNVLSKAYGSTNPINIVRATIDALGSMKSPEMVAAKRGLTVESISE from the coding sequence ATGGCTAAAGAACAACAAGTTCAAGCGAATGATTTGCAAGAAAAGCTAATCGCAGTTAACCGTGTATCTAAGACGGTTAAAGGTGGTCGAATCATGAGCTTTACTGCACTAACAGTAGTTGGTGACGGTAACGGTCGTGTAGGTTTCGGTTACGGCAAAGCCCGTGAAGTACCTGCAGCGATCCAGAAAGCAATGGAAAAAGCGCGTCGTAACATGACTACGATCGCTCTAAACGAAGGCACTCTTCACCACCCGGTGAAAGGTCGTCATTCGGGCTCTAAAGTTTACATGCAGCCTGCTGCTGAAGGTACTGGTGTTATCGCAGGTGGTGCGATGCGTGCAGTACTAGAAGTTGCTGGTGTACACAACGTACTATCTAAAGCATACGGTTCTACGAACCCTATCAACATCGTTCGTGCAACGATCGATGCACTAGGTAGCATGAAGTCGCCAGAAATGGTTGCTGCTAAACGTGGTCTAACTGTTGAATCTATTTCGGAGTAA
- the rplF gene encoding 50S ribosomal protein L6 → MSRVAKAPVAIPAGVEVKLNGQEITVKGAKGELSRVLNAAVVVAQEENNLTFGPREGVVNAWAQAGTARALVNNMVVGVTEGFTKKLTLKGVGYRAAIKGNAVGLTLGFSHPVEHELPAGIKAECPSQTEIVITGCDKQLVGQVAADIRSYREPEPYKGKGVRYADENVRTKEAKKK, encoded by the coding sequence ATGTCTCGTGTTGCTAAAGCACCTGTCGCTATTCCAGCTGGCGTAGAGGTGAAACTAAACGGCCAAGAAATCACTGTAAAAGGTGCTAAAGGCGAACTATCTCGCGTTCTTAACGCTGCGGTAGTTGTTGCTCAGGAAGAAAACAATCTTACTTTCGGTCCACGCGAAGGTGTTGTTAACGCATGGGCACAAGCAGGTACTGCTCGCGCTCTAGTTAACAACATGGTTGTTGGCGTTACTGAAGGCTTTACTAAGAAGCTAACCCTTAAGGGTGTTGGTTACCGTGCTGCTATCAAAGGCAACGCTGTAGGCCTAACTCTTGGCTTCTCTCACCCAGTTGAGCATGAATTGCCAGCGGGTATTAAAGCTGAGTGTCCAAGCCAAACTGAAATCGTGATCACTGGTTGTGACAAACAACTTGTTGGTCAGGTTGCGGCTGACATTCGTTCTTACCGTGAGCCTGAGCCTTATAAAGGTAAAGGTGTTCGTTACGCAGATGAAAATGTGCGTACTAAAGAAGCTAAGAAGAAGTAA
- the rplX gene encoding 50S ribosomal protein L24 — MAAKIRRNDEVIVLAGKDKGKKGKVTKVLATGKVIVEGINLVKKHQKPVPALGQQGGIVEQEAAIDASNVAIFNAATGKADRIGFRFEDGKKVRFFKSNNEIVSN; from the coding sequence ATGGCAGCTAAAATCCGTCGTAATGACGAAGTAATCGTTCTTGCTGGTAAAGACAAAGGCAAGAAAGGTAAAGTAACTAAGGTTCTAGCAACTGGTAAAGTTATCGTTGAAGGTATCAACCTTGTTAAGAAGCACCAAAAGCCGGTTCCGGCTCTAGGTCAACAAGGTGGCATCGTTGAACAAGAAGCAGCTATTGATGCTTCTAACGTTGCAATCTTTAACGCAGCTACTGGTAAAGCTGACCGTATCGGTTTCCGTTTTGAAGATGGTAAGAAAGTTCGTTTCTTTAAATCTAACAACGAAATCGTTTCTAACTAA